The following proteins are encoded in a genomic region of Arachis ipaensis cultivar K30076 chromosome B02, Araip1.1, whole genome shotgun sequence:
- the LOC107625323 gene encoding probable voltage-gated potassium channel subunit beta isoform X1: MTMQYKNLGRSGLKVSQLSYGAWVSFGNQLDVKEAKSLLQCCRDHGVNFFDNAEVYANGRAEEIMGQAIRELGWKRSDVVVSTKIFWGGQGPNDKGLSRKHIIEGTKASLKRLDMDYVDLIYCHRPDVSTPIEETVRAMNFLIDHGMAFYWGTSEWSAQQITEAWGVADRLDLVGPIVEQPEYNLLSRHKVESEFLPLYSNHGLGLTTWSPLASGVLTGKYKKGAIPPDSRFALENYKNLANRSLVDDVLKKVDGLKPIADELGVPLSQLAIAWCAANPNVSSVITGATKESQIQENMKAIDVIPLLTPAVMDKIEAVVQSKPKRPDSYR, encoded by the exons ATGACGATGCAGTACAAGAATCTAGGGCGATCGGGGCTGAAGGTGAGCCAGCTGTCATACGGGGCATGGGTGAGCTTCGGGAACCAGCTAGACGTGAAGGAGGCAAAGTCCCTGCTGCAGTGCTGCCGCGACCACGGCGTCAACTTCTTCGACAACGCCGAGGTCTACGCCAACGGCCGCGCCGAGGAGATCATGGGGCAAGCCATCCGTGAGCTCGGCTGGAAGCGCTCAGACGTCGTCGTTTCAACCAAGATCTTCTGGGGCGGCCAGGGCCCCAACGACAAGGGCCTCTCTCGCAAGCACATCATCGAAGGCACCAAGGCCTCGCTCAAGCGCCTCGACATGGACTATGTTGACCTCATTTACTGCCATCGCCCTGACGTCTCTACGCCCATTGAAGAAACCGTTAGGGCCATGAATTTCTTGATCGACCACGGCATGGCCTTTTACTGGGGGACCAGCGAGTGGTCCGCCCAGCAGATCACTGAGGCCTGGGGCGTCGCCGATAGGCTCGATTTGGTCGGTCCTATTGTCGAACAGCCCGAGTATAACCTCTTGTCCAGGCACAAG GTTGAGTCTGAGTTCCTCCCGCTCTACAGCAACCATGGTTTGGGTCTGACTACTTGGAGTCCACTTGCATCTGGAGTGCTTACAGGGAAATACAAGAAAGGAGCTATTCCTCCTGATAGCCGCTTTGCTTTGGAAAATTACAAA AATCTGGCAAATCGATCACTGGTCGACGATGTGCTCAAAAAGGTTGATGGGCTGAAGCCTATAGCAGATGAACTGGGTGTGCCATTATCACAACTTGCAATCGCATGGTGTGCAGCCAATCCTAATGTTTCATCAGTTATTACTGGTGCTACGAAGGAGTCTCAG ATTCAAGAGAACATGAAAGCCATTGATGTCATTCCATTACTTACTCCTGCTGTGATGGATAAAATCGAGGCTGTTGTTCAAAGCAAGCCGAAGCGGCCCGACTCATACAGATAG
- the LOC107625323 gene encoding probable voltage-gated potassium channel subunit beta isoform X2 produces the protein MTMQYKNLGRSGLKVSQLSYGAWVSFGNQLDVKEAKSLLQCCRDHGVNFFDNAEVYANGRAEEIMGQAIRELGWKRSDVVVSTKIFWGGQGPNDKGLSRKHIIEGTKASLKRLDMDYVDLIYCHRPDVSTPIEETVRAMNFLIDHGMAFYWGTSEWSAQQITEAWGVADRLDLVGPIVEQPEYNLLSRHKVESEFLPLYSNHGLGLTTWSPLASGVLTGKYKKGAIPPDSRFALENYKNLANRSLVDDVLKKVDGLKPIADELGVPLSQLAIAWCAANPNVSSVITGATKESQK, from the exons ATGACGATGCAGTACAAGAATCTAGGGCGATCGGGGCTGAAGGTGAGCCAGCTGTCATACGGGGCATGGGTGAGCTTCGGGAACCAGCTAGACGTGAAGGAGGCAAAGTCCCTGCTGCAGTGCTGCCGCGACCACGGCGTCAACTTCTTCGACAACGCCGAGGTCTACGCCAACGGCCGCGCCGAGGAGATCATGGGGCAAGCCATCCGTGAGCTCGGCTGGAAGCGCTCAGACGTCGTCGTTTCAACCAAGATCTTCTGGGGCGGCCAGGGCCCCAACGACAAGGGCCTCTCTCGCAAGCACATCATCGAAGGCACCAAGGCCTCGCTCAAGCGCCTCGACATGGACTATGTTGACCTCATTTACTGCCATCGCCCTGACGTCTCTACGCCCATTGAAGAAACCGTTAGGGCCATGAATTTCTTGATCGACCACGGCATGGCCTTTTACTGGGGGACCAGCGAGTGGTCCGCCCAGCAGATCACTGAGGCCTGGGGCGTCGCCGATAGGCTCGATTTGGTCGGTCCTATTGTCGAACAGCCCGAGTATAACCTCTTGTCCAGGCACAAG GTTGAGTCTGAGTTCCTCCCGCTCTACAGCAACCATGGTTTGGGTCTGACTACTTGGAGTCCACTTGCATCTGGAGTGCTTACAGGGAAATACAAGAAAGGAGCTATTCCTCCTGATAGCCGCTTTGCTTTGGAAAATTACAAA AATCTGGCAAATCGATCACTGGTCGACGATGTGCTCAAAAAGGTTGATGGGCTGAAGCCTATAGCAGATGAACTGGGTGTGCCATTATCACAACTTGCAATCGCATGGTGTGCAGCCAATCCTAATGTTTCATCAGTTATTACTGGTGCTACGAAGGAGTCTCAG